The Comamonas sp. lk genome contains the following window.
TGAGCGACAAGAGTCAGACCGCCGCCTGCCCCTGCGGAAACACGACAGCCAAGGGCAAGGCGCTGGCCTATGCCGCATGCTGTGGCCGCTATCTGGACCACTGGGACAGCCAGCCCGCCCCAGATGCCCAGGCGCTGATGCGCTCGCGCTACACGGCTTTTGTGCGTGAGAACGCCGCCTATCTGCAAGCCAGCTGGCATGCCAGCCAGCGACCCCAGAGTCTGGAGTTTGATCCGGCCAGCAAATGGCTGGGCCTGGAGGTCAAGGACTTCCAAGCCACGGGCGAGAGCACGGCCGAGGTAGAGTTTGTCGCCCGCTACCGGCATGCGGGCCGCGCCGTGCGTCTGCATGAGCGCAGCCGTTTTGTGCGCGAAGAGGGGCGCTGGTATTACGTGGATGGCGAGCAGTTCTGAACGAGTCCAACACAGTGCCCGTGACCCCGGCGCCGGCCGGCGTTTTCTGGCCGCAAGCATGAAATACCGCATGCACGCATAATCGCGCCATCCATTTTTCTATGACCAAAGGCGCTACAGGCGCCTTTTTGCATCGCTTTGTGCCGATGCGGGCAATGCTTTATGACTGCTTTTGACGCTGTGCTCTTTGACTGTGATGGTGTGCTGGTGGACAGCGAATCCATCACCAACCGCGTGCTGTGCACCATGCTCAATGAATCCGGCTGGGCCATCAGCCAGGAGGAGTGCACGCGCGACTTCATAGGCAAGACGGTGCGCAGCCAGGCTGCCGTCATCGAGTCGCACACCGGCAAGCCGTTGACCGACGCATGGATGGCCGAGTTCTATGAGCGCCGCAACACGGCCTTGCGTGCCGAGCTGGTGGCCATTGACGGGGCGCTGGAAGCCGTCAAGCAAATCCACGAGCTGTGCGGGGGCCGTATTGCCTGCGCTTCGGGAGCCGACCGCGCCAAGGTGGAGATGCAGCTGGAGCAGGTGGGCATGGCTGC
Protein-coding sequences here:
- a CDS encoding YchJ family metal-binding protein translates to MSDKSQTAACPCGNTTAKGKALAYAACCGRYLDHWDSQPAPDAQALMRSRYTAFVRENAAYLQASWHASQRPQSLEFDPASKWLGLEVKDFQATGESTAEVEFVARYRHAGRAVRLHERSRFVREEGRWYYVDGEQF
- a CDS encoding HAD family phosphatase produces the protein MTAFDAVLFDCDGVLVDSESITNRVLCTMLNESGWAISQEECTRDFIGKTVRSQAAVIESHTGKPLTDAWMAEFYERRNTALRAELVAIDGALEAVKQIHELCGGRIACASGADRAKVEMQLEQVGMAAYFEGLVFSGHEMPRSKPFPDVYLAAAQALAADPAQCLVIEDTVTGVQAGVAAGATVWGYFPSDQGHASSEQLLDAGAACVFGHMGDLPAMFDAVRKAASSMTGGDGYEHEIQ